Below is a window of Nocardia asteroides DNA.
TCCTGCGCGTAGGTGAGCCCCTGGTGACGGTGGTCCCAGAGTGTGGCGATCACCGCGGCGAAGCTCGCCCCGGCGGGGAGTCCGAGGTCGCGGCGGCTCAGGTCGATGGTGACCGCGTCGGCGGCGCCGAGCGCGTCGGCCACGCGCCGGGCCCGGTCGAGGTCGCGGCCCGCGATCGTCAGCGGCAATTCCGGATACCAGCGTCGCAGCAGGGCCGCGGTATCGGACCCGGCTTGGCCGGAGCCACCCAGGATCAGTACGGAGGGTGCGTTCGTCATGCGTCATTCCCCTTCGACAACAAGCTACATTTTGTAACCTACCTTTTGTAGCTAAACTGACGACATGACGCAAGGGAGGACGGCGCCGGCCCGCATGAGCAAAGCGGCGCGGCGCGAACAACTGCTCGACACCGCGCTGGCCGTGGTCGGTGACCGCGGTTCCGACGGGCTCACCCTCGTCACCCTCGCCGAGGCGGCCGGTGTGAGCAGGCCGATCGTCTACGACCACTTCGGCACCCGCCCCGACCTGCTGCTGGCCCTGTACCGCCGCCTCGACGAAAGGCACCGCTTGGCCACCGAAGAAGCCGTCGCGGCGGCCGCGCCGAACGCCACCGAGATCGCGCGGGTGCTCAGCGGCGCCTACTTCGCCTGCGCCACGGACATGCCCGAACTCGAGGCGATCTCGGCGGCCCTCAAGGGCAACCCGGACGCCCAGGCCGTCCAGCACGCCATGCTCGACAGCTACCGCGACTGGATGGCCATCGCCCTGCGGCCGTACTCGGCACTCACCGAGGAGAGCCTGCGCGTGCGCTGCGTCGCCGTCCTCGGCGCCGCGGAAACCCTGGGCGCCGAACTGAATCGGGGCACCATCGGCGCGGCCGAGGCGGTCGACGCCCTCGCCGATCTCATCGTCGGCAGCATCGGCACGCGGTCGCGCGGATGACCGGGGAAACTCGGTAGGATTCGGCGGGTGCCCGAGATCTCCGACATCGCGCGACTGTTCGACCGGCGACCGAAACAGATGGGTTCGCCCGCGGGCCCGGTGCTCTGGAACGCGCTGCGCGACAGCGTGTGTGCGCACACACCGGCGGAGACCGCGTCCGAGTTCGCCACCCTGCTGCGGGCCGAGTTCACGCGGCTGACCGGGGTGGATCTCGACGATCCCGCCGCGATCGCCGAGCCGGAAATCATCGACGGCACACCGGTGGCGGTGGACCTGCCGACCTGGCGCACCATCCTGCTGCCGCTGCTGATCGTGCGCGCCCGCCAGCTCTACGGTGAACTGCCCACCGAGCGCCCCTGACTACCGCGGCTCGATCGCGGTCAGGAAGAACTTCCTGATGTCCTCGGCGAGCAGGTCCGGCACCTCCATCGCTGCGAAGTGGCCACCCCGATCGAACTCCGACCAGTGCCGGATGTCGTAGAGCCGCTCGGCCAGCGGCCGCACCGATTGGGTGATGTCGCGCGGGAACACCGCGACACCGAGCGGAACCGGGCAAGGGGTGGCGCCGCGTGTGGTGTCGTGATGCAGCCGGGCCGACGACGCCGCGGTCGCGGTGAACCAGTACAGCGAGATGTCGGTGAGCATCCGGTCGTCGTCGACCGGGGTCTGCGGATCGGTCCACTGCGCGAACCGTTCCGCGATCCAGGCCAGCTGGCCGACCGGTGAATCGGTCAGCGCGTACCCGATGGTCTGCGGCGTGGTCGCCTGCAGCGCCTGATACGGCGGACGATTCGCCATCAGGTGCCTGATCTTGTCCAGCCGGGCCTCGTCGGTGGCCGACAGGACGATATCGGCGTCCGGATCCGGCCGGGTCGGCAGGTAGTTCACGTGCACGCCGACCACCTGCTCGGGCGCCACCGCGCCCAGCGCCTGGGAGATGCCCGACCCGAAGTCGCCGCCTTGAGCGCCGTAGCGGGTGTAGCCGAGTCGGCGCATGAGTTCGGCCCAGGCGCGGGCGATCCGGACGAGGTCCCAGCCGCGTTCGCGGGTCGGGCCGGAGAATCCGTAGCCCGGGATGGAGGGGATCACCAGGTGGAAATTCTGCGACAGCGGCTCGACGACGTCGAGGAACTCCAGGAACGAGCCGGGCCAGCCGTGGGTCAGGATCAGGGCGAGCGCGTCCGGCTTCGCCGACCGCACATGGACGAAGTGGATGTTCTGCCCGTCGATCTCGGTGGTGAAGTGAGCGAGCTCGTTGAGCTTCGCCTCGTGCGCGCGCCAGTCGTAGCCCGTGCGCCAGTACTCGGCCAGTTCCTTCAACCGGGCCAAGGGGAAGCCGTAGTCGGTTCCGGCGTCGGCGACTTCGTTGGGCCAGCGGGTGCGGGCGAGACGATCGTGCAGGTCGTCGAGGTCGGCCTGGGGGATGTCGATGTTAAAGGGCTCGATCATGGGTCTCACTCCGGCGATATTCGTTCGGCTAGTAAATGTTGTTACTACAAACGTTTGTAGAGCAAACGATACACGAAATCATTGGTGCTACCAACAGTTCGGTAGACTGCTTCCATGGACAACCCCGCGCAGCGGACGAAAACCAGCTGGGAGCAGCTGCCCAGCTGGCTGCTCACCCAGACCGCCCAGCACGCGCACCACCTGGTGTCCGACGGATTCGCGGCGGCGGGCGCCCGCGGCTACCACTACCGCCTGCTGGCCACCCTGGCGGAGACCGGACCGGCCAGTCAGGCCGAACTGGGCAGGCGCAGCGGCATCCACGTCAGTGACATGGTCGCCACGATCAACGAACTGGCCGAGGACGACCTGGTCGAACGCGCTCCCGACCCGGCCGACCGCCGCCGCAACATCATCTCCCTGACCAGTGCGGGCACCCGCCAGCTCCGCCGTCTCGAGAAGCAGCTCGCCGACGCGCAGGACGAACTGCTCGCACCGCTCTCACCGGCCCAACGCCGACAGCTGACCACCTTGCTCACCCGCCTCCTCGACCATCACGACCAGCAGCGGGAGCCCTGAGACCACGCCCTTCCGGCGCAGTCCCGCCTGTGCGACGATGGAGCCGGTGGCGACCTCCGCCCCGATCGGGAGCACACACGCAATCGGGTGATCGATATGCGGTCCGGGATCAAGTTCGCGATCTACACGTTCGTCCTGCTGCTCGTCGGCGCGGCCTGCGCGACCTCGGACACCCCGGCACCGCCGACCACCGCCGCGGCCGAGTTCGTCGACGGCCCCTGCGCCGCGACACCGCATCCGGTGCCTGCCCTGACCGGCGCACGCTGCGGGGAACTGGTCGTTCCCGTGCACCGCGGCGAAACCGGCGGCGCGACCATGCGGCTGTCCGTGGCCGTCATCCCCTCCCAGACCCAATGGAATGTGTTCTCCCATTCGTACGGCACCGACCTGGGCCTGATCTATCTGCGCCACGACGCCGACGCCGTCGAGTCCATCGTGTTCGACGGCGTGACACCGCCCTCGGTCGCCGCGCTGGGCTGGACCTGGGCCAGCGCCGAGGACGCGTTCGACGCCATGATCGCGGCCTGCGCGGCGCAACCGGCCTGCGCCGCACGCTACCCCGACCTCGAAGCCACCTTCCTGCGGCTGGTCGGGGAGCTCGAAGCGAACCCGCTCACCACCACCGTCGACGTGCCCGGCGTCGGACCCACGACGGTCGTCGTCGACGGCGGCATGCTGCTGAACTGGTTCGTCCCCGTGGCCACCCACCTGCCCGCCGATTTCCCCGCGGCGATCGACGCACTCGCCCACGGCAATCCCGACCTCGTCGCGAGTCAGTGGGCCGCGGCGTGGACGAATCCGGACAAGGTCGGCTTCCTCGCCTGGGGTCTGACCCTGAGCATCTGGTGCCGGGAATGGGTGCCGTTCGAGACCGTCGACGACCAGCTCGACCAGGCCCGGGCGGCGTTCCCCGAGTTCCCCGAGTCCGTCCTGGCCCAGGCCCCGCAACTGCCGTTCCTGCGCGAAGGCTGCCAGGCGTGGAACGTACCGAAAGCTCCCGACTCGATACGCGACATCACCAGCAGCGACGTCCCCGCGCTGGTGCTGTCGGGCAGTTACGACGGGCAGACCGGACCCGTGTGGGGCGACTACATCGCGAAGGACCTGTCGCGGTCCACCGTCGTGGTGGTGCCGGGCGCGGCGCACGGTGTGTACGCGGAACCGTGCGGCGGCGAGATCATCGCCGCGTTCTTCGACAATCCGGATAGACCCGATACGGCATGCGCGGAGACCACCCGCCCACCCGACTACACGATCTCCCCACCCGGACCCTGACCGTGGCCGCGGAACAGGGGAGTGCGGTGCTGTCCCGGCGGACGCTGCTGGTCGGCACGGTCGCCGGATTGACCGCGCTCGGCTTACCGGCGTGTTCCCCGACATCGCAACCGGCCACCACCAGCGCTCCCGCCGATGCCGCGTTCGCCGAGCTCGACGCCAAGATCGAGGCGGCCATGACGGCGTACCGGATCCCCGGCGTCGCGGTCGGCGTCCTGGCCGGCGGCACGGAGTACCTCCGGGGCTACGGGGTGACCACTGTCGACCGGCCCGTCCCCGTCGACGGCGACACGCTGTTCCGGATCGGCTCCACCACGAAGACCTTCACCGGCACGGCGATCATGCGACTGGTCGACGACGGCAGGATCCACCTCGACGCGCCGGTACGCGAGTACCTGCCGGACTTCGCCGTCGCCGACCCGGTCGCCGGTGCCACGGTGACGGTGCGCCAACTGCTCGACCACACTTCCGGATGGCTCGGCGACTTCCTGCAGGACTTCGGTCGCGGCGACGACGCCATCGCACGGTACGTCGCGGCGACGACGCCATCGCACGGTACGTCGCGGCGATGACCCGGCTGCCGCAACTGAACCCGCCCGGCACCGTCTTCGGTTACAACAACGCGGGATTGGTCGTGGCCGGCCGGATCCTCGAGGTGATCACCGGGACGACCTACGAGACCGCGGTCCAAGATCTGCTACTCGATCCGCTCGCGCTCACCCACACCCGATTCTTCTCCGACCAGATCATCGGCCTGAATGTCGCGGCCGCGCACAATGTCGTCGACGACAAGGCCGTCGTCGACACCGGCTTCTGGCACTTTCCCCGCAGCTGCAACCCGACCGGTTCGCTGATCTCCACCGCCCGGGACCAGCTGCGCTACGCCCGATTCCATCTGGGCGACGGCACCACCGACGGCACCCGGCTGATGCGCGCGAACGCCCTGCGCGCCATGCGATCGAACCCCGGCGCGGGCGGCACCCTGCAGGTCGAACTCACCGGCATGGGCGTCACCTGGATGTTGCGGCCGTCCGCCCAGGGCGAGACGATCGTGCAGCACGGCGGAACCTGGTCGGGGCAGCGATCCGGATTCTTCCTCGTGCCGACCCGCGATTTCGCGATGACCGTGCTCACCAATTCCGAAGGCGGCGCGCGCCTGCTGGCCGACCTGTTCGCCGACGACTGGTCGCTGCGCACCTTCGCGGGCATCACCAACCTGCCCGCCACACCCCAGCGGCTCAGCGCCGGTGAACTCGCCCCGTACGAAGGCCGCTACGTCACCGACCAGATCACCGAAACCGGCAGCTGGGAACACGCGGTGATCGACTTCCGTGGCGGGGACGGCCACCTGATCGGCACCATGAGTGACACCCCCGACGCGAGCACCAACCCCGGCGAGTCAGGTGCACCGCAGCTCGGCCTCGCGTTCTACCGGCCCGACTACGGCCTCGACCTGAACGCCGAGCTCGAACCGGTGGGGACGCGATCGGATTTCGTGCGCGGCGCCGACGGCCGCATCGCGTGGTTCCGCAGTCACGGCCGCCTGTATCGGCGACAATGAGCCGCTACGCGTGGCAGGTCAGGCCGGTCAGTGCGGCGTCGAGTTCGACCAGGCTTGTCGCCGTGTGGAATTCGCCGCCGGAGAGCCGGGCGATCTCGCGCAGTGAGTCGGGATCGGTCGGCACGGGGACCTTGACCGTGCCCGTCGATTCGGGCATCTCGATGACACCACCTGGAGTACCCAGCGAGATCGTGCCGACGGGAATGTTCGCGTCCTTCGCGGCGCGAGCGGCGGTGAAAGCGCCGCGGGGCGCGTCCAGCTCGGCGGGCATGGTCTGCTTTCCGTCCGACAACAGGATGACCTGCGCCGCGCCCGGAATCGAACCCACCTTGTTCAGCGTGGCGATCGCGCTGAGCGCGGTGAAGATGCCCTCACCGGTCGCCGTCCGCTCGGCCAGCCGCACATTGTTGAACGCGGCGGTGAACATGCTCCGGTCGGTGGTCGGCAACACCTGCACCGATGCGGTACCTGCGAAGGTGACCAATCCCAGAGCCGTCCCCGCCGGCAGTTGATGCGCGAAATCGGTCGCTGCCCGGCGCGCGACGGTCCATCGGCTCGGTGCCACATCGGTGGCCTCCATCGACAGCGAGACATCCAGCACGAACAGCACCGTCGCGGGACACACTCCGCCGGCGGCGGCAGGATGCGCTGCCCCGGAGACGGTCTGCCCACACGCGGCCACGAGTACGCCGACGCCGGTCAGCAACGCGGTCATGGCATTACGGTTTTTGGGACGGCGCGACACACCGTAACGCTATCAGCGGCAGTGTAAGACCGAAGCCGCCGAACGGTTTCCGGAAGGCTACCGGCGGCGGACCGTCGCCAGCCAGGCAGGCGTGCCCGCGCTGAACCGGGTGCGCAAGCCTTCCTTCTCGATCGCGGTCACCTCCCACCGCGCCGGATCGAAGGCCGCGGTGAGCGCCGCCCGGCTGACCGGGTGCGGACCGGGATCGGAGCCGAAGTCGCCGAAGCACAACACGTACAGGGTGCCACCCGGTGCCACCACCGCACTGAGACTCACGGCGTAGGCGGCTTGTTCGGTGCGGTCGAACGTGTGGAACAACCCGCTGTCCAGGACTGTGCGGAACCGGCGGTCCAGACGTTCGAGGCGCAGTGCGTCGGCCACCTCGAACGTGGCGGGCAAGCCCCGACTCTCGGCCTGGCGGCGCGCGGCGGCCACGGCGGTCGCCGCCACATCGACACCGAGCACGCGATGCCCCAGGGCGGCGAGGTAGAGCGCGTTGTCGCCGGTGCCGCACCCCGCGTCGAGCACCTCGCCGGTGATGCCGCCCGCCTCGGCCAGCCGCACCACCGCGGGCTGCGGCCCGCCGATGTCCCACGGCGCGGGACCCTCCCGATACGACGCGTCCCACGGCTGACCCGACTCCCGCTCGTGACTGGTCGGTGGCCGGTCACGCAGCGGGTCCTCGGCGAACGAACCCATGTCAGCGGACGAACGTGGCCGCGCGTTCGGCCAGATCGAGCAGCGGCTGCGGGAACACACCCAGGATGAGGGTGGCGCCCGCACTGAACGCCACGACCAGGGTCGTCGCGAACGGGGCGGTGACGGTCGGCGCGTCGGCGGGTGGGTCGGTGAAGAACATCAGCACGATCACCCGGACATAGAAGAACGCCGCGATCGCGCTGCAGAGGACACCGACGATGACCAGGAACGTGTACCCCGCGCCCGACGCCGCCGCGAACACCGCGAACTTCCCGACGAAGCCACTCGTCAGCGGCAAACCCGCGAACGACAGCAGCAGCAGCGCGAACACCGAAGCCAGCCACGGGGATCGACGGCCCAGCCCCGCCCACTGCGACAGCGCGGTCGCCTCGTCACCGGAGGCATCTCGCACCAGGCTGACCACCGCGAACGCGCCGACCGTCCCGAGGCCGTAGGCCAGCAGGTAGAACAGGACCGCCGCGACACCGGCCTCGTCGGCGGCGACGAGTCCGACGATCAGGAAACCCGCGTGCGCGATCGACGAGTACGCCAGCATCCGCTTCACATCGGTCTGGGTGATCGCCATGACCGCGCCGACGACCATCGTGGCCACCGCCACCGCGGCGAGCACCGGACGCCAATCGTCGCGCAGCGCACCGACGGCGACCATCAGCACCCGCATGGTCGCGCCCACCGCGGCGATCTTGGTGGCGGCCGCCATGAACGCGGTGATCGGGGTCGGGGCGCCCTGATAGACATCGGGCACCCATGCCTGGAACGGGACCGCGCCGACCTTGAACAGCAGACCGACCGCGAGCATCCCGATCCCGAGCAGCGCCAGCGTCGCGTTCTCGGAGTTCTTGTCCAGTGCCGCACCGATTCCCGGCAGCGACACGGTCCCGGTCTGCCCGTACAGCAGGGCGACACCGTAGAGGAAGAACGCGGAGGAGAACGCGCCGAGCAGGAAGTACTTCAGCGCGGCCTCCTGCGAGAGCAGCCGCCTGCGCCGGGCCAGCCCGCACAGCAGATACAGCGGCAGCGACAGCACCTCCAGCGCGACGAACATGGTCAGCAGATCGTTCGACGCGGGGAACAGCAGCAGCCCGCCGACCGCCAGCATCGTCAGCGGGAACACCTCGGTGGTCGACACCCCGGCCCGGACGGCGGCGAGTTCGTGCGCGCTGCCCGGCACCGCGGACGCCTGCGGCGTGAAGGCGTCGACGCCCCGGTCCAGCACCGCCGCCGCCCGGCTCCAGGTGCCGGGTCCGCTGCGGGCCCGCGGCACCGCGCCGCGCTCGGCGATCAGCAACAGCCCCAGCAGGGCGACCGCCAGGATCGTGCCCTGCAGGAACAGCGTCACCCCGTCGACGGCCACCGCCCCGACCACCGCGGTCGCTTCCGTACCCGCCAGCAGGACCACGGCGACCAGCGCGCCGAGCACGCCCGCGAGTCCGAGG
It encodes the following:
- a CDS encoding TetR/AcrR family transcriptional regulator — its product is MTQGRTAPARMSKAARREQLLDTALAVVGDRGSDGLTLVTLAEAAGVSRPIVYDHFGTRPDLLLALYRRLDERHRLATEEAVAAAAPNATEIARVLSGAYFACATDMPELEAISAALKGNPDAQAVQHAMLDSYRDWMAIALRPYSALTEESLRVRCVAVLGAAETLGAELNRGTIGAAEAVDALADLIVGSIGTRSRG
- a CDS encoding epoxide hydrolase family protein — its product is MIEPFNIDIPQADLDDLHDRLARTRWPNEVADAGTDYGFPLARLKELAEYWRTGYDWRAHEAKLNELAHFTTEIDGQNIHFVHVRSAKPDALALILTHGWPGSFLEFLDVVEPLSQNFHLVIPSIPGYGFSGPTRERGWDLVRIARAWAELMRRLGYTRYGAQGGDFGSGISQALGAVAPEQVVGVHVNYLPTRPDPDADIVLSATDEARLDKIRHLMANRPPYQALQATTPQTIGYALTDSPVGQLAWIAERFAQWTDPQTPVDDDRMLTDISLYWFTATAASSARLHHDTTRGATPCPVPLGVAVFPRDITQSVRPLAERLYDIRHWSEFDRGGHFAAMEVPDLLAEDIRKFFLTAIEPR
- a CDS encoding MarR family winged helix-turn-helix transcriptional regulator, with the translated sequence MDNPAQRTKTSWEQLPSWLLTQTAQHAHHLVSDGFAAAGARGYHYRLLATLAETGPASQAELGRRSGIHVSDMVATINELAEDDLVERAPDPADRRRNIISLTSAGTRQLRRLEKQLADAQDELLAPLSPAQRRQLTTLLTRLLDHHDQQREP
- a CDS encoding alpha/beta hydrolase, translated to MRSGIKFAIYTFVLLLVGAACATSDTPAPPTTAAAEFVDGPCAATPHPVPALTGARCGELVVPVHRGETGGATMRLSVAVIPSQTQWNVFSHSYGTDLGLIYLRHDADAVESIVFDGVTPPSVAALGWTWASAEDAFDAMIAACAAQPACAARYPDLEATFLRLVGELEANPLTTTVDVPGVGPTTVVVDGGMLLNWFVPVATHLPADFPAAIDALAHGNPDLVASQWAAAWTNPDKVGFLAWGLTLSIWCREWVPFETVDDQLDQARAAFPEFPESVLAQAPQLPFLREGCQAWNVPKAPDSIRDITSSDVPALVLSGSYDGQTGPVWGDYIAKDLSRSTVVVVPGAAHGVYAEPCGGEIIAAFFDNPDRPDTACAETTRPPDYTISPPGP
- a CDS encoding VWA domain-containing protein; its protein translation is MTALLTGVGVLVAACGQTVSGAAHPAAAGGVCPATVLFVLDVSLSMEATDVAPSRWTVARRAATDFAHQLPAGTALGLVTFAGTASVQVLPTTDRSMFTAAFNNVRLAERTATGEGIFTALSAIATLNKVGSIPGAAQVILLSDGKQTMPAELDAPRGAFTAARAAKDANIPVGTISLGTPGGVIEMPESTGTVKVPVPTDPDSLREIARLSGGEFHTATSLVELDAALTGLTCHA
- a CDS encoding class I SAM-dependent methyltransferase encodes the protein MGSFAEDPLRDRPPTSHERESGQPWDASYREGPAPWDIGGPQPAVVRLAEAGGITGEVLDAGCGTGDNALYLAALGHRVLGVDVAATAVAAARRQAESRGLPATFEVADALRLERLDRRFRTVLDSGLFHTFDRTEQAAYAVSLSAVVAPGGTLYVLCFGDFGSDPGPHPVSRAALTAAFDPARWEVTAIEKEGLRTRFSAGTPAWLATVRRR
- the nuoN gene encoding NADH-quinone oxidoreductase subunit NuoN, with the protein product MLIVFGVGVLGVLVEAFVPRPYRYPTQLVLGLAGVLGALVAVVLLAGTEATAVVGAVAVDGVTLFLQGTILAVALLGLLLIAERGAVPRARSGPGTWSRAAAVLDRGVDAFTPQASAVPGSAHELAAVRAGVSTTEVFPLTMLAVGGLLLFPASNDLLTMFVALEVLSLPLYLLCGLARRRRLLSQEAALKYFLLGAFSSAFFLYGVALLYGQTGTVSLPGIGAALDKNSENATLALLGIGMLAVGLLFKVGAVPFQAWVPDVYQGAPTPITAFMAAATKIAAVGATMRVLMVAVGALRDDWRPVLAAVAVATMVVGAVMAITQTDVKRMLAYSSIAHAGFLIVGLVAADEAGVAAVLFYLLAYGLGTVGAFAVVSLVRDASGDEATALSQWAGLGRRSPWLASVFALLLLSFAGLPLTSGFVGKFAVFAAASGAGYTFLVIVGVLCSAIAAFFYVRVIVLMFFTDPPADAPTVTAPFATTLVVAFSAGATLILGVFPQPLLDLAERAATFVR